ATTCTGGCTGTTAATCTTGTAGCTGCAGGTTTATCGTTTCTGCTGACCCTGCCATGCTGCTTTTGTTAGATTTGGATATAAATGTTTGATTAAGCAGGCACTTGATCCTAACTTATTGTTGCGGCATTGATGATGACATCAAAAtggagtttctttttttttgacataagacATCAAAATGGAGTTAACTTGTGATGTATCTTGCAGTCGAATGTCGATGGTCTTTGATCAGATTTGGTGTTGAGTTTCCTAAGTAGTTTGGTGATATTATATTCTgtaactttgatttttttagttgtCTGTTGTTTATATGTTGTTTGGCTCTGGTGTATCTCTCATACTCTTTTAATCAACATTTGatttatttactttataaaaaaaaattaagtcatATCATTAATCAAAATGTACTCAATATAATGAGGAATAAAACTCACAACATGGTGACTAGCTTAAGAATTGGCCAGATTCGTAGCAGTATAAGccattgtgtttgtttattatgcCTAACAAATTTGACCTAAGTCTTGCAAGCAGGAAGAGGAGAACCacataagcacttattatgAGCATAACAATACTCATCAAACCTTCTCAAGTTAGTACCTTGTGGAATTTGACCACACAGGTTATTGTAACTCACATTAAAATAATGCAGAAACTTCAGCTCCGACAGTCCCTCTGGTAACGTACCATAGATCTTGTTCCTCTTCAAATCTAACTGCTTCAAATCGTTCGCCAACTCAACTTTCCCAATATCAAAAGCAAACAAATTCTTCGCCAAAACTATCTCAGTAGTCTGTTTCTTGGACCCAAAGAAAACCGAACCATCACCCTCCAACATGTTCTGTGACAAGTTCACATACGTAAGGTTGAGTTTCGCCAGAGATGCCGGAATCTTCCCGGAGAGCTGGTTTCTTGACAGACTTAACACTGTaaaggaatttgaaaatgatCCGTATGATTCCGGTATTGGTCCGGTGAGTTGGTTTCCGTCGAATGATATTCCACCGAAGTTAGGGAGAGATGAGAGAGTGTCTGGGAGGGGACCGGTGAGTTTGTTGTTGGTGAAATCAATGGTTAAGAGAGTTTTGATCTGTGAGAGAGTGTTGGCATTGACACTGGTGTTGCTGATGGTGAGATAGAGGAGTTTGGTGAGTTTGGAGATGGAAGTTGGGATAGGACCGACGAGGTTGGGGGTGCGGTAGATGAAGAGGAAGGTTAGGAAATGGAGGTCTGTGATGGAGGGTGGAATGGGGACAGGTTGAGGGAGGTTGACGAAGTCGAGGCTGAGGTAGTTGACGCGGTAGGTTTGTGTGTCGGTGTCGCATCCGACACCGTACCATGTGCGGTTGCAGTCGGTAGTTGGATCCCATGAAGACAGATTTGTTGGATTGCCAAGTTGTATTTTGATTTGGAGGAGGACTTTTTTGTCATCTGGGTGGCATTTTTCTGAGTTTGAAGGTATGATCAAGTAATGTGTAGCTAGGATTAGTAGGGGAAGTAGTATAGATGAGGGGAAGTGTTTCCTGTTTGATATAATCTTCTTTTCAGTTGCTTATTGTTGCTGAGATATATATaggcttatatatatatattgtagcTATAGGAGAGCATATATAAGATAAGATCTTGCATTAATAGTTTAATACTGAATAATACTACTAGTCTTTGTGACAGCTCATGCATTTGAGAAGTATTCTTCATTGTCAAATATTTCATGCTTGAATTCAACTTCTGTTGATTAATGTCATTGTCATCATAATTAACAAGTAGAGATTGGTCTCCTTGgttggaatattttatttgCAATTTCTTGAATTTCAGGTTTTGGTTCTGGCATTGGCAAGGATACCATAAATATATTACTAGTAAGTTACTTCAATGAGGTTTGTTAGATTTAGTATTTACATTGCATACATGGAAGAATTACAAGTCTTTCATTCTTGCAGTGAATGAGATTTTGTGATAAgaatttattaatttgtgtttttttttccttcttaaatTTCTTGTTTTTAAGAGAATCTTGCGTCATAATCTAGAACTCCGACAATTCAACTTGAATTTAAGCTTAATAACACTTGAATCAAACTATTTAATTACTGATAATTTGTATCTAAAACTAGAACAACAAATCTGTTCACATCAAACATATATTTCATCAAAACAACACTTCACATTCTTTTAATCAATATTTGACTTTTATAAACAAGTCAATATTTGACCTTTATTTTCGtagtattttttcttttattattacaaACTTATAACAGTGACCGGAGAGTATAAATTAATCGAGTTCAAGTCTTGCAGGCGGGAAGAGGAGAACCACACAAGCATTTATTATGAGAGTAGCAATATTCATCAAACCTTTTCAAGTTTCCACCTTGTGGAATTTCACCACACAAACTATTGTAACTCACGTtgaaattatgcagaaacttgAGCTCAGTGAGTCCCTCAGGTAGCATACCATAGATTTTATTGttcctcaaatccaaaccatTCAAATTCGTCGACAACCCAACTTTCCCAATATCGAAAGAGAATGAGTTCATCGCCAACACTATCTTCTGAGTGTTTTTATTCGATCCAAACAACACCGATGCATCACCCTCCAATGCGTTACGTGACAAGTCCACAAACGCCAGGTTCAGCTTAGCCA
This portion of the Trifolium pratense cultivar HEN17-A07 linkage group LG3, ARS_RC_1.1, whole genome shotgun sequence genome encodes:
- the LOC123914613 gene encoding polygalacturonase inhibitor 2-like; the encoded protein is MKNTSQMHELSQRLVVLFTTEKKIISNRKHFPSSILLPLLILATHYLIIPSNSEKCHPDDKKVLLQIKIQLGNPTNLSSWDPTTDCNRTWYGVGCDTDTQTYRVNYLSLDFVNLPQPVPIPPSITDLHFLTFLFIYRTPNLVGPIPTSISKLTKLLYLTISNTSVNANTLSQIKTLLTIDFTNNKLTGPLPDTLSSLPNFGGISFDGNQLTGPIPESYGSFSNSFTVLSLSRNQLSGKIPASLAKLNLTYVNLSQNMLEGDGSVFFGSKKQTTEIVLAKNLFAFDIGKVELANDLKQLDLKRNKIYGTLPEGLSELKFLHYFNVSYNNLCGQIPQGTNLRRFDEYCYAHNKCLCGSPLPACKT